A genomic region of Christiangramia sp. OXR-203 contains the following coding sequences:
- a CDS encoding DUF6909 family protein → MSILKLQGRTRAQESSGAIERMYITMRHLFNRGFYKPMGVSGETLRESLLTLRPEIYGSIANEKAELEGLLYVIDRLPHGIEECRFINLTSDEGYGNSHFKPIIPPKRRRNCYRIDDEQMNIEITRGRSEIYDILTHLTFLFIESHKIMKRVIIDEDGSVNRDWEKLDFAVTQKDPLTQSQREIALTHTASILGRTFSDINKLYPKFSTPDNPDRFLRVIWSLGKMAIKEAVQNEKRIITFSPVLRERLGHHIHGEVWANDIKSFLTKEELIKRPIHIISANMHSVMNTLYTPCAFKAELKKKKPLDIYEELSDSGNGNLRTKITKFALDNGMTFLEDKSGTNIDVQIFDTAQLKDGFQTDKFADIDLSEKPVLVVMDYAFGEQAYETMDELLKPFDNDGKEIKLNVKSVSIMGKAGILEGGKGDIMIPDAHLFEGTADNYPFENQLKKSDLEGQGISVVDGAMITVLGTSLQNKDILRFFHDSTWNVCGLEMEGAHYQKAIQAASRLRGSIDEDVQVRYAYYASDNPLETGSTLASGGLGTSGVKPTYLITEKILEQIFNS, encoded by the coding sequence ATGTCAATATTAAAGTTACAGGGAAGAACAAGAGCTCAGGAAAGTTCAGGAGCAATTGAACGAATGTATATCACTATGAGACACCTTTTTAACCGTGGTTTTTATAAACCTATGGGTGTTTCCGGAGAAACTTTAAGGGAATCCTTACTTACATTACGTCCTGAAATTTACGGATCTATCGCGAATGAAAAAGCAGAACTGGAAGGTTTGCTATACGTTATAGATCGATTACCACACGGTATCGAAGAATGCAGGTTTATAAACCTAACCAGCGATGAAGGCTATGGGAATTCGCATTTCAAGCCTATTATACCGCCTAAAAGACGTAGAAACTGCTATAGGATCGATGATGAGCAAATGAACATTGAGATCACTCGTGGTCGCTCAGAGATCTATGATATCCTTACGCATCTTACTTTTCTATTTATAGAATCGCATAAGATCATGAAAAGAGTGATTATTGATGAAGACGGGAGCGTGAACCGGGACTGGGAAAAACTGGATTTTGCAGTAACCCAGAAAGATCCGCTTACACAATCACAGCGGGAAATAGCTCTTACCCATACCGCCAGTATCCTGGGAAGAACTTTTTCAGATATCAATAAACTTTATCCTAAATTCAGCACACCAGACAATCCAGACAGATTTCTTAGAGTGATCTGGTCTCTTGGAAAAATGGCGATCAAGGAAGCGGTTCAGAATGAAAAAAGAATTATCACTTTTAGCCCTGTGCTGCGGGAAAGACTGGGACATCACATTCACGGAGAAGTCTGGGCGAATGATATAAAGAGTTTTCTAACCAAAGAAGAACTTATTAAAAGACCAATTCATATCATCTCTGCGAATATGCACAGTGTCATGAACACTTTGTATACTCCGTGCGCTTTCAAAGCAGAATTAAAAAAGAAAAAACCCCTTGATATTTACGAAGAACTAAGTGATAGTGGCAATGGCAACCTTAGAACAAAGATCACCAAGTTTGCTCTGGACAACGGGATGACCTTTCTTGAAGATAAAAGCGGAACCAATATCGATGTGCAGATCTTTGATACTGCGCAACTGAAGGATGGTTTTCAAACCGATAAATTCGCTGATATAGATCTTTCAGAAAAACCGGTACTAGTGGTCATGGACTACGCCTTTGGTGAGCAGGCTTATGAAACTATGGATGAACTGCTTAAACCTTTTGATAACGACGGAAAAGAGATCAAACTCAATGTGAAGTCGGTTTCCATTATGGGGAAAGCGGGGATTCTTGAAGGTGGCAAGGGTGATATTATGATTCCTGATGCCCATTTATTTGAAGGAACAGCAGATAATTATCCTTTTGAAAACCAGTTAAAGAAATCTGATCTCGAAGGCCAGGGAATTAGCGTGGTAGATGGAGCAATGATCACTGTACTGGGAACATCACTGCAGAATAAGGATATTCTAAGATTCTTCCATGATTCTACATGGAATGTTTGTGGTCTGGAAATGGAAGGTGCACATTACCAAAAAGCGATACAGGCAGCTTCCAGATTACGAGGAAGTATTGATGAAGATGTTCAGGTAAGATATGCTTATTACGCATCAGATAATCCATTGGAAACAGGAAGTACACTTGCTTCTGGAGGACTTGGAACATCTGGAGTGAAACCAACCTATCTTATTACTGAAAAGATCCTGGAACAGATCTTCAATTCCTAA
- a CDS encoding DUF6427 family protein, with protein sequence MLTSFFSKSKPINLTVIVLLLVIFYTGVNFFHWENGFEIVDLLQKIGVLGLLVLSLFVLNFIAKKNELTKRSAYKTLLFAIFAISFSELLANTPVIISNLCILLALRRIISLKSHKFVQQKIFDATFWIAIATLYNFWSVLFFLLIFFAILNFASAFKNWLVPFVSFLAVAILTVTFHLLAYDDFYTLIDWFQTSNFDFSRYNVASILVPLSIILGLLFWTLIQYFSAIQKASITRRPVLSMILFCLVISIAVAIFAPTKNGSELIFFFVPLSIIASNYFDSKKDRIFKEILLAVLILMPFILVFLG encoded by the coding sequence ATGCTAACAAGCTTTTTTAGCAAATCCAAACCTATTAACCTTACAGTGATCGTTCTGCTATTGGTGATCTTTTATACCGGCGTGAACTTTTTTCACTGGGAAAATGGTTTTGAGATAGTGGATTTACTGCAAAAGATTGGCGTTTTGGGCTTACTCGTTCTAAGTTTATTCGTGCTAAATTTTATAGCAAAGAAAAATGAACTCACTAAGCGGAGTGCGTATAAAACCCTGCTTTTTGCAATTTTCGCGATTAGTTTTAGTGAACTTCTGGCCAATACGCCGGTAATCATTTCCAATCTTTGCATCCTGCTGGCCTTACGGAGAATCATTAGTCTCAAATCACATAAATTTGTACAGCAAAAGATCTTTGATGCAACTTTCTGGATCGCCATTGCCACACTTTATAATTTCTGGTCGGTATTGTTCTTTTTGCTTATATTTTTCGCGATTCTCAATTTTGCTTCTGCTTTTAAGAACTGGCTGGTTCCCTTTGTATCTTTTTTGGCGGTAGCCATCCTTACGGTAACTTTCCATCTACTCGCTTATGACGATTTCTACACCTTAATCGACTGGTTTCAGACCAGTAATTTTGACTTTAGTCGTTATAACGTAGCGTCGATATTAGTTCCATTAAGTATTATTCTGGGTTTGCTTTTCTGGACACTTATTCAATATTTCAGTGCGATACAGAAGGCAAGCATTACCAGAAGACCGGTCTTAAGCATGATCCTGTTCTGCCTGGTTATTTCTATTGCTGTTGCGATCTTTGCGCCGACTAAAAATGGAAGTGAACTTATATTCTTCTTCGTACCTCTTAGTATCATTGCTTCTAACTATTTTGATAGTAAGAAGGATCGCATATTCAAGGAAATACTACTGGCAGTGCTAATTCTTATGCCATTTATCCTGGTTTTCCTGGGTTAA
- a CDS encoding GH3 auxin-responsive promoter family protein → MSIKSFAAGIFASYVRKKMNKWAENPHDTQEKVFQQLLKKGANTKFGKDHDFQNINNHQDFSKQVPVRDYEELKNYMDLMVSGEENVLWPGKPLYYAKTSGTTSGAKYIPLTKDSMPTHIEAARNAILCYIHDTGNSKFVDGKMIFLQGSPELQEKNGVKLGRLSGIVAHYVPGYLQKNRMPSWETNCIDDWETKVDAIVEETVQEDMSVISGIPSWVQMYFERLIDKTGKKVGEIFPNFDLFIYGGVNYEPYRAKFEKLIGRRVDSIELYPASEGFFAFQDKQNVHGMLLQLNSGIFYEFIEADKFFEENPARLLLKDVQIGVNYVMIISSTAGLWAYNIGDTIQFTSVKPYRVIVSGRIKHFISAFGEHVIAKEVEEALQEAVKDTQAAISEFTVAPQISPNNDELPYHEWFIEFEKEPQDINHFAGVIDRAMQQQNSYYKDLIDGSILQRLKITKLPPNTFQQYMKSIGKLGGQNKLPRLSNDRKIADKLNEII, encoded by the coding sequence ATGTCTATAAAATCTTTTGCTGCCGGGATCTTTGCTTCCTATGTTAGAAAAAAAATGAATAAATGGGCTGAGAATCCTCATGATACCCAAGAGAAAGTATTTCAGCAATTATTGAAAAAGGGCGCAAATACAAAATTCGGTAAGGATCACGATTTTCAAAATATCAACAATCATCAGGATTTTTCAAAGCAGGTTCCGGTAAGAGATTATGAAGAGTTAAAGAATTATATGGACCTGATGGTTTCCGGAGAAGAGAATGTATTATGGCCTGGAAAACCTTTGTATTATGCGAAAACTTCAGGGACCACGAGTGGAGCCAAATATATTCCACTAACCAAAGACAGTATGCCCACGCATATAGAAGCTGCCAGAAATGCCATTTTATGCTATATCCATGATACCGGGAATAGTAAGTTTGTGGATGGTAAAATGATATTCCTGCAGGGAAGTCCGGAGTTGCAGGAGAAAAACGGAGTGAAATTAGGCAGGTTATCGGGAATCGTGGCGCATTATGTTCCAGGCTATCTTCAAAAGAACAGAATGCCTTCGTGGGAAACTAATTGTATCGACGATTGGGAAACGAAAGTGGATGCGATCGTGGAGGAAACTGTACAGGAGGACATGTCGGTAATAAGCGGGATTCCGTCCTGGGTGCAGATGTATTTTGAAAGATTGATCGATAAGACAGGGAAAAAGGTAGGAGAGATTTTTCCAAATTTTGATCTGTTCATTTATGGCGGAGTTAATTACGAACCATATCGAGCCAAATTCGAAAAATTAATTGGCAGAAGGGTGGATAGTATTGAATTATACCCTGCTTCGGAAGGTTTTTTTGCTTTTCAGGATAAGCAGAATGTTCATGGTATGCTGCTTCAGCTAAACTCAGGGATTTTTTACGAATTTATTGAAGCAGATAAATTCTTTGAAGAAAACCCAGCACGTTTACTTCTGAAGGATGTACAGATTGGGGTGAACTATGTCATGATCATAAGTTCTACCGCTGGTCTATGGGCATATAATATTGGCGATACGATACAGTTCACTTCAGTAAAACCATATAGAGTCATAGTTTCCGGAAGGATCAAGCACTTTATTTCAGCTTTTGGCGAACATGTGATCGCTAAAGAAGTAGAAGAGGCCTTGCAGGAAGCAGTCAAAGATACGCAGGCTGCTATTAGCGAGTTTACGGTAGCACCGCAAATTAGTCCGAATAATGATGAACTACCGTACCATGAATGGTTTATAGAATTTGAAAAAGAACCTCAGGATATTAATCATTTTGCGGGAGTTATCGATAGAGCAATGCAACAGCAGAATTCATATTATAAGGATCTTATAGATGGAAGCATCCTTCAAAGGCTCAAGATCACTAAATTGCCCCCAAACACATTTCAGCAATACATGAAATCTATTGGAAAGCTTGGAGGACAGAATAAACTGCCAAGATTATCCAACGACAGGAAGATTGCTGATAAATTAAACGAGATCATATAA
- a CDS encoding phenylacetate--CoA ligase family protein, with product MDWFRLSLQLNKFPIQRAQKKLKEVKNIPEAEYEKYQYRQRNLLLDYHIQHNDFYRDFFKWEGFDDWSKVPIMKKSDLQQPLKDRLSSTYTTKSAYVGKTSGSSGHPFIFAKNRFAHALSWAGFQDRYSWYGIDLNTSLQARFYGIPLDFFGNVQERLKDRISLRRRFNIFDLSDQKMESFLERFKKADFNYLNGYTSAILLFAKFLKDREILLKDLCPSLKICIVTSERLFEKDKELIENVLGVPVINEYGASEVGLIAFEDPNHHWIVNSEDLYVEILDENDRILPYGEEGRIVITALYNYAHPMIRYDIGDTGSLSTRSTRKKPVLEQLVGRTNDIARLPDGKVVPGLTFYYVTKTIIEDSGNIREFIITQTRLDTFHIDYVSDIELSEHQKKGIMKAIEMYVGKDLKISFQKNEVLKRTKSGKLKQFTSLIQ from the coding sequence TTGGATTGGTTCAGATTATCTTTACAACTCAATAAATTCCCTATTCAGCGGGCTCAGAAAAAACTAAAGGAGGTTAAGAACATCCCCGAAGCCGAATATGAGAAGTATCAATACCGGCAGAGAAATCTATTGCTGGACTATCATATTCAGCATAACGATTTTTACCGCGACTTTTTTAAATGGGAAGGTTTTGACGATTGGAGCAAAGTCCCGATCATGAAAAAATCAGATCTGCAACAACCGCTCAAGGACAGGTTGAGTTCTACGTATACAACGAAGTCGGCTTATGTGGGGAAAACTTCAGGAAGCAGTGGGCATCCCTTTATTTTTGCCAAGAACAGGTTTGCTCATGCCTTGAGTTGGGCTGGTTTTCAGGATCGCTACTCCTGGTATGGCATCGATCTTAACACCTCATTACAGGCTCGTTTCTACGGAATTCCTCTTGATTTCTTCGGAAATGTGCAGGAACGATTAAAAGACAGAATAAGCCTGAGGCGGAGGTTCAATATTTTTGATCTTAGTGATCAAAAAATGGAATCTTTTCTGGAACGTTTTAAAAAAGCAGATTTCAATTATCTTAATGGTTACACCAGTGCCATCCTGCTATTCGCAAAATTTTTGAAGGATCGCGAAATCCTACTGAAGGATCTTTGTCCAAGTCTAAAAATATGTATTGTTACTTCTGAAAGACTCTTCGAAAAAGACAAGGAACTAATAGAAAATGTTCTGGGAGTTCCAGTGATCAATGAATACGGTGCCAGCGAAGTTGGACTTATTGCTTTCGAGGATCCTAACCATCACTGGATCGTAAATTCTGAAGATCTTTACGTAGAAATTCTTGATGAAAATGACAGGATATTGCCCTATGGTGAGGAAGGCCGGATCGTTATCACAGCACTATATAATTATGCTCACCCAATGATACGTTACGATATTGGAGATACCGGGTCTTTATCTACCAGAAGTACGCGAAAAAAGCCAGTTCTGGAACAATTAGTAGGTCGTACGAATGACATTGCCCGCTTACCAGATGGTAAAGTAGTTCCAGGACTAACCTTTTATTATGTCACTAAAACCATTATAGAAGACAGCGGGAACATTAGGGAATTTATTATTACCCAAACCAGACTGGATACATTTCATATAGATTATGTGAGCGATATCGAACTTTCTGAGCATCAGAAAAAAGGTATTATGAAGGCGATCGAAATGTATGTGGGAAAAGATCTGAAGATTAGTTTTCAGAAAAATGAGGTGCTAAAACGTACAAAAAGCGGGAAACTAAAACAATTTACCTCGCTTATTCAATAG
- the rfbC gene encoding dTDP-4-dehydrorhamnose 3,5-epimerase produces the protein MQIEKTPLKDCLLIKPTMFEDHRGLFLETYHRKRLAEFSGIDAEFVQDNQSMSHYGVLRGLHYQQGEFAQTKIVRVIHGKVLDVVVDLRPDSPSFKKTFSVILDDENLFQLYVPKGFGHGFVTLSKRSVFAYKCDHYYTPGSEAGIRYNDPDLNIDWNFPEDQMILSDKDKELPFLKDVF, from the coding sequence ATGCAAATTGAAAAAACTCCGCTAAAAGATTGCCTGCTCATCAAACCTACCATGTTTGAAGATCATCGTGGTTTATTTCTGGAGACTTATCATCGCAAGAGGCTGGCAGAATTTAGTGGTATAGATGCTGAATTCGTTCAGGATAATCAATCTATGTCGCATTATGGTGTGTTAAGGGGACTGCATTATCAACAGGGAGAATTCGCGCAAACCAAGATCGTAAGAGTGATCCACGGGAAGGTTTTGGATGTGGTGGTGGATTTACGGCCAGATTCTCCAAGTTTTAAAAAGACTTTTTCTGTAATACTGGACGACGAGAATTTGTTTCAGCTTTATGTTCCGAAAGGTTTTGGACATGGTTTTGTAACGCTTTCCAAACGTTCTGTTTTTGCTTATAAATGTGATCACTATTATACTCCAGGCTCTGAAGCCGGAATTAGATACAATGATCCCGATCTCAATATCGACTGGAATTTTCCTGAAGATCAAATGATCTTATCAGATAAAGACAAAGAGCTTCCATTTCTAAAAGATGTATTTTGA
- the rfbD gene encoding dTDP-4-dehydrorhamnose reductase has translation MKNILVTGANGQLGSCFRKHRKKYPDLNFDFKSSRELDISDFAEVEKLFSSRSYDFCINAAAYTNVEKAESEKEKAFQINAEAAGKLAEVCAAKQVKMIHFSTDYVFDGSKTEPYLETDDVNPINVYGASKLAGEQRITEVLDDHLIFRTSWLYSEFGHNFFCTILKKAAEKATLNITTTQLGTPTNANDLAIYVLDGIQKESSATGIYHYSNLGQATWYDFAKEILNYSGKIDQVVLNKTGFFKTLARRPEYSVLSKEKVLKEIGDIKDWRKSLWDLIDEVV, from the coding sequence TTGAAGAATATACTGGTAACCGGTGCAAATGGTCAGTTAGGTTCATGTTTTAGAAAGCATAGAAAAAAATATCCCGATCTCAACTTTGATTTCAAGAGCTCGCGCGAGTTGGATATTAGCGATTTTGCTGAAGTAGAAAAGTTATTCTCTTCGCGATCTTACGATTTCTGTATTAATGCAGCGGCTTATACCAATGTAGAAAAAGCAGAATCTGAGAAAGAGAAGGCATTCCAGATCAATGCTGAAGCGGCAGGTAAACTTGCAGAAGTTTGTGCTGCAAAGCAGGTTAAAATGATCCATTTCTCAACCGACTATGTTTTCGACGGAAGCAAAACAGAACCTTACCTGGAAACCGATGATGTAAATCCCATCAATGTTTACGGAGCCTCCAAATTAGCGGGAGAGCAACGGATCACTGAAGTTCTTGACGATCATTTGATCTTCAGAACGAGTTGGTTGTATTCAGAATTCGGACATAATTTTTTCTGCACGATCTTAAAAAAAGCTGCTGAAAAAGCAACCTTAAATATAACGACCACTCAGCTTGGTACTCCAACCAATGCCAACGATCTGGCCATATATGTTCTGGATGGTATTCAGAAAGAATCTTCAGCAACGGGCATTTACCATTATAGTAATCTGGGACAGGCGACCTGGTATGATTTTGCTAAAGAAATATTAAATTATTCAGGAAAAATTGATCAGGTTGTTCTAAATAAAACGGGATTTTTTAAGACCTTGGCACGAAGGCCCGAATATAGTGTGCTTTCCAAGGAAAAAGTACTAAAGGAGATCGGTGATATCAAGGATTGGAGGAAAAGTCTTTGGGACTTGATAGATGAGGTTGTTTAA
- a CDS encoding glycosyltransferase family 2 protein produces MKEGLVSVIMPAYNSEAYIADAIRSVISQTYHDWELLIVNDASKDSTVQILQKFDSEENRIRVFTNSTNKGTAYSRNKAIEAAEGQYISFLDADDLWKENKLERQLKVLSKANVAACFSSYQLMHESGNESNIIIQALPVLSHRRLLKANYVGNLTGIYNAGLLGKIYAPDLRKRQDWAMWLRVIEEGGPMEGIWESLAYYRLRKNSISGNKLEMLKYNYKVYRLVGFGRRASLKKMLIFLNEQFFVKSKQKLTIE; encoded by the coding sequence ATGAAGGAGGGACTGGTGTCTGTCATAATGCCCGCTTACAATAGCGAAGCTTATATTGCTGATGCGATTCGTTCTGTAATTTCCCAGACTTACCACGACTGGGAACTGCTTATTGTAAATGATGCTTCCAAAGATTCCACTGTACAGATCCTGCAGAAATTCGATTCCGAAGAAAATAGGATCAGGGTTTTTACCAATTCGACGAATAAAGGTACCGCATATTCCCGAAATAAGGCGATTGAGGCTGCAGAGGGACAGTATATTTCATTTCTTGACGCAGATGACCTCTGGAAGGAGAATAAGCTTGAGAGGCAGCTAAAGGTTCTTTCCAAGGCTAATGTCGCGGCTTGTTTCTCCAGTTACCAGTTAATGCATGAATCGGGCAACGAAAGTAATATCATCATTCAGGCCTTGCCAGTGTTAAGTCATCGAAGATTGCTTAAAGCAAATTATGTTGGGAACTTAACAGGTATTTATAATGCTGGGCTGTTGGGAAAGATCTATGCTCCAGACCTTCGGAAGCGCCAGGACTGGGCAATGTGGCTAAGAGTTATTGAAGAAGGTGGACCCATGGAAGGAATCTGGGAATCACTGGCCTATTATAGACTTCGGAAGAATTCAATTTCAGGAAATAAACTGGAAATGCTGAAATATAATTACAAGGTTTACCGGCTTGTTGGTTTTGGCAGAAGAGCATCGCTTAAGAAAATGCTTATTTTTCTGAATGAGCAATTCTTCGTAAAATCGAAACAGAAATTAACTATTGAATAA
- a CDS encoding DUF6341 family protein, which yields MKDFFEGIEDLFELLLAPLDELRALELDSWFLANGLNWIFMAIGFLAFLYWMKQLKTFNDNNEENRESTSHSFLG from the coding sequence ATGAAAGATTTTTTTGAAGGAATAGAAGATTTGTTTGAGTTACTCCTTGCTCCATTAGACGAATTGAGAGCTTTGGAACTTGATTCCTGGTTTCTTGCCAATGGATTGAACTGGATCTTTATGGCTATTGGTTTTCTTGCTTTTCTTTACTGGATGAAGCAGCTAAAAACCTTTAACGATAATAACGAAGAAAACAGAGAATCTACTTCACATTCATTCTTAGGATAG
- a CDS encoding UDP-glucuronic acid decarboxylase family protein, with amino-acid sequence MSKRILITGAAGFLGSHLCDRFIKEGYAVIGMDNLITGDLKNIEHLIKEKNFEFHHHDITKFVHVAGDLDYILHFASPASPIDYLKIPIQTLKVGSFGTHHCLGLAKEKNARILIASTSEVYGDPLVHPQNEDYYGNVNTIGPRGVYDEAKRFQESITMAYHRFHGLETRIARIFNTYGPRMRLNDGRVIPAFIGQALRGEDLTVFGDGSQTRSFCYVDDQVEGIYRLLLSDYSDPVNIGNPDEITILDFAKEIIKLTGTEQKIIFQELPQDDPLQRQPDITRAKEILGWEPQVSRSEGMKITYDHFRSMSKEELDKREHKDFSAHIRR; translated from the coding sequence ATGTCAAAAAGAATACTAATTACAGGAGCAGCAGGATTTTTAGGATCTCATTTATGTGACCGTTTTATCAAAGAAGGTTATGCTGTTATTGGAATGGATAATCTTATTACTGGTGATCTTAAGAATATTGAACATCTCATCAAGGAAAAGAATTTCGAATTTCATCATCATGACATTACCAAGTTCGTTCATGTAGCTGGTGATCTTGATTACATATTACACTTTGCCTCTCCGGCGAGTCCTATAGATTATTTAAAAATTCCTATACAAACCTTGAAGGTTGGTTCCTTTGGAACCCATCATTGTCTTGGTCTGGCAAAAGAAAAAAATGCCAGGATTCTAATTGCTTCCACTTCCGAAGTTTACGGAGATCCTTTGGTACATCCGCAGAATGAAGATTATTATGGCAATGTGAATACTATAGGACCTCGAGGAGTTTATGATGAAGCAAAACGTTTTCAGGAATCCATTACCATGGCCTATCATAGATTTCATGGTCTGGAAACAAGGATCGCAAGAATATTTAATACATATGGTCCGCGAATGCGACTAAATGATGGTAGAGTGATTCCGGCCTTTATAGGTCAGGCATTAAGAGGCGAGGACCTTACCGTTTTTGGAGATGGTTCTCAAACACGTTCTTTTTGTTATGTTGATGACCAGGTAGAAGGCATTTACCGACTTTTACTTAGCGATTATTCCGACCCCGTAAATATTGGAAATCCCGATGAGATCACCATACTTGATTTCGCCAAAGAGATCATTAAGCTAACCGGAACAGAACAGAAGATCATCTTTCAGGAGTTGCCGCAGGATGATCCATTGCAACGCCAGCCCGATATCACGAGAGCGAAGGAAATTCTGGGGTGGGAACCTCAAGTTTCAAGGAGCGAGGGTATGAAGATCACTTATGACCACTTCCGAAGTATGAGTAAAGAGGAACTGGATAAAAGAGAGCACAAGGATTTTTCAGCACATATTAGACGATAG
- the purD gene encoding phosphoribosylamine--glycine ligase, translating into MNILILGSGGREHTFAWKIAQSDLCDKLYVGPGNAGTAAIAENLDINPIDFAQVGKVALDKNIDMIVVGPEDPLVKGIVDFFKNDDQLKHIQMIGPSQRGALLEGSKERAKEFMALYNIPTAAYESFSFESLQAGKRFLETLKPPYVLKADGLAAGKGVLVIKDLDEAKKELENMLSGKFGAASEKVVIEEFLDGIELSVFVLTDGENYKILPTAKDYKRIGEGDTGLNTGGMGAISPVPFADETLMKKIEDRIVKPTVNGLKAEDIDYKGFVFIGLIKVGDEPYVIEYNVRMGDPETEVVLPRIKSDLVSLLESTWKGELNTASLEIDKRSATTVMLVSGGYPESYEKGKPITGLEKVTESLVFHAGTSRTAEGVVTSGGRVIAVSSFGDDYKQALKKSYQSAELLQFDKMYFRKDLGFDLS; encoded by the coding sequence ATGAATATTCTCATTCTTGGTTCCGGTGGTCGCGAGCATACTTTTGCCTGGAAGATTGCCCAAAGTGATCTATGCGATAAACTTTATGTAGGACCCGGGAATGCCGGTACAGCAGCTATTGCCGAAAACCTGGATATCAATCCGATTGATTTTGCACAGGTAGGAAAAGTGGCCCTGGACAAGAATATCGACATGATTGTGGTGGGTCCTGAAGATCCTCTGGTAAAAGGAATTGTGGATTTCTTTAAGAATGATGATCAATTAAAGCATATTCAAATGATCGGGCCTTCACAGCGAGGAGCTTTACTGGAAGGTAGTAAGGAACGTGCCAAGGAATTTATGGCTCTTTACAATATTCCTACTGCTGCTTATGAGAGTTTCAGTTTTGAGAGTCTACAGGCAGGGAAACGTTTTCTGGAAACTTTAAAACCTCCGTACGTGTTGAAAGCCGATGGTTTAGCCGCAGGCAAAGGGGTGCTTGTTATTAAAGATCTGGACGAAGCTAAAAAGGAACTGGAAAACATGCTTTCAGGGAAATTTGGTGCGGCTAGTGAGAAGGTAGTGATAGAAGAATTCCTTGATGGGATCGAATTAAGCGTATTTGTATTAACCGATGGTGAGAATTATAAGATTCTTCCAACGGCAAAAGATTATAAAAGAATAGGCGAGGGGGACACCGGGCTTAATACTGGCGGTATGGGAGCAATTTCACCTGTACCATTTGCAGATGAAACGCTAATGAAAAAAATTGAGGACCGGATCGTAAAACCAACGGTGAATGGTCTTAAAGCTGAAGATATCGATTACAAAGGCTTTGTTTTTATAGGTTTGATCAAGGTTGGAGATGAACCTTATGTGATCGAGTATAATGTTAGAATGGGTGATCCTGAAACTGAAGTCGTATTACCAAGAATAAAATCTGATCTGGTTTCATTACTGGAATCTACTTGGAAAGGTGAACTAAATACTGCAAGTCTTGAAATTGACAAGCGGTCTGCGACAACGGTGATGCTGGTATCTGGAGGTTATCCAGAATCTTACGAGAAAGGAAAGCCTATCACAGGACTGGAAAAAGTTACAGAATCTCTCGTATTCCATGCAGGAACGAGTAGAACTGCAGAAGGAGTTGTAACTAGTGGTGGCCGCGTAATTGCGGTAAGTTCCTTTGGGGATGATTACAAACAGGCACTAAAAAAATCTTACCAAAGTGCAGAATTGTTGCAATTTGATAAGATGTATTTTAGAAAGGATTTAGGTTTTGACCTATCCTAA